The Anaerolineales bacterium region AGTACATCGCATTCAAAAAAGTTGGGAACTTGCCGCCGCTGAGCCGATAGGTCAATTCGCCGAAGCGGTGATAAAAACTATCGCGGCAGGGAGTGTCAATCAATAACAAGCCTCCCTCTTTCAAAACATTCGCCGCCGACTGCAAGGTTTGAAGCGGAAAATTCACATGCTCGATCACATCCCACAGTGTGACCGTATCAAAATGATTCGCGTAGCCCCTTTGCCAGAAGTCGCTTTCGATGGGATGTTTGTGAATCTCCAACCCGTGTTTCGACTTGGCGTATTGGGCGCGGCTGTCGCTGAGTTCAATGCCGACAACCTCCGCGCCCTGCTCTTTCAGTAGGGACAAAAACAATCCGCCGCCGCAACCAATGTCCAAAACTTTGGCGTTTTGGAGGGGGAGATGTCCTTTGACGATATTGGCTTGGTTCTCGAATTTCCTGGCGTTCGCTTGCAGTTGCGTCTCGATGTACGCGGCAACTTCACCCGTCAGTTGAGAAGCGTCTATCTCGGGCGAAATCTCTTCCACGGGGTCGAGATAGTCAATGAAGTGAAATCCGTTTTCCGAAACGTAGACGATTGCATTCTTCAACTTGTATGTCAACCGCCCGCACTGGGCTGGATTCGATTTCAATGCGTCAATATTTTCCATGCTCATCGGGAGCGATTGTAACCGAGGAGCGTCGTAGTGGCGACTTTAGGGAAGTGGCTAATTGAGTGTGTTAAGCCACAGAGCCCACAGAGATTTTGAGCTTTTGTCTCAGAGAACTCAGTGATCTCTGTGGCGAAGAAGAATTTCACACACTCTCTTCGACACTCCCCGCTTTTAGCCTGATAACCGCGGCTGACGCAAAGCGGTTGCTATCCGTTTGCGCTTTGAGTCTCTGGTATAGTTGGCGATACGACTCATGAAAGGTGATGCCATGAAACAGTTGATCCCCTTGATCGTGGTCTCCATCCTGCTCGCCGCTTGCGTCCCACAGGCGACCGCAACTCCCACAGCGACCGCCTCCTTAACCGCAACTTCCGCGCCGACCGAAACGCCAATCCCCACGCCGACCCTGCATCCTGGCTTTATAGCGTTGCAAGAGGCTATTGCCGCGAGCGGCGAGCGGTTTACGCTCGATGGCGCGACTGGACTCATTTACGATGGCGCAAATCCCATCCCTGGGATTTCCGTCGCTGTAGATGGGACGATAACGCTCGAAGTGGATGGCGAGACCATTATTCCAGATCCCGAGGATGTGCGCTTTGACGATCAGGAGGGCATTACAATTGAGGAAAAAGAGAAAGGGTTGCTGTGGAGGGGGGATGGTTGGGAAAAGGTAGTGGTAATACCAGACTATCTCAAGGATTTTCAATTCGTACAGGAAATACCAACTACAGTTGAGGGGATGAAAAATTTCCCTAGAATTAAAGCTGAAGATATAGACTCTGGCGTTGCTGCAAAAGTGGTGAAGGATCTATATTACAATGGACTAATTCAACCATTTGACGAAAATGTTAAACCATTTGAGATTTCCTTAAATACTGGAACTAACCCAAGATTTTCATATGGCAAATTATATGGGATCGATGATAGGAAGCTTGCGCATGAAGCGGAGATATTCCCGGGACTTGTATTTAATGTTTACCCTGATGGTTATGTGACTATGCTGATACCTCGCATCATCAAGGTGGGTGAAGGAGTTGACGATATCGGCGTAAATTGGTTTGAGTTGCCTGCCCCCAAGACTCCTGAAAAGATGAAATCAATGTGGGAAGGGTGGTCTGGCAAACTTGAGTCTGTTGCGGTAGCAGCTTTTTTTCATGGCCGACAAGGTTGTGACGATGCCTTTCCCCTACGGCCAGGCTGGGATAGTAGGATGGATTTTTGCTACGCTTATGAAGCGACTACACAAGATGTTGTACGGGAGTTGGTTAAAAAATGGGTGAATG contains the following coding sequences:
- a CDS encoding class I SAM-dependent methyltransferase, yielding MENIDALKSNPAQCGRLTYKLKNAIVYVSENGFHFIDYLDPVEEISPEIDASQLTGEVAAYIETQLQANARKFENQANIVKGHLPLQNAKVLDIGCGGGLFLSLLKEQGAEVVGIELSDSRAQYAKSKHGLEIHKHPIESDFWQRGYANHFDTVTLWDVIEHVNFPLQTLQSAANVLKEGGLLLIDTPCRDSFYHRFGELTYRLSGGKFPTFLNAMYSSHLFGHKQIFSTSEMRQLFETVGFEVIDLRKFHELSFPYEFYLKKLLKSKLLVNLLLPFVKVFFKVFKIQNKMLVVGSKKQSAHHHEAIL